From Lycium ferocissimum isolate CSIRO_LF1 chromosome 12, AGI_CSIRO_Lferr_CH_V1, whole genome shotgun sequence, one genomic window encodes:
- the LOC132039671 gene encoding disease resistance protein Roq1-like, translating into MGSRIILTARDKQLLINHVGDNVYEVQLLTEDEALELFSRHTFREKSPKKDLMKLSREVVEYAGGLPLALKVLGSSFYKRDKEQWRHIIDRLKRIPHNDILGKLRLSFDGLDKDEKKIFLDIAFICIASLTGYSFDLYVELVLETCGFKLIRDYLIEKSLLSINIRNRIVMHNMIRNMAANVIMEEYANSRIWLPEEVRDLLKGKLLTEKVENLCIPEGYNFEDDPVNYSNIFRRMQSLQVLVIGDGTFSSECDITYLPSTLRFIEWEGYPSISLPENFEPSQLVVLRLKKSRLVKLGPMSKVYLLSLSPQ; encoded by the exons ATGGGTAGCCGAATTATTTTAACAGCAAGAGACAAACAACTGTTAATCAATCACGTTGGGGATAACGTGTATGAAGTCCAACTATTAACTGAGGATGAAGCTCTTGAATTGTTCAGTAGGCATACTTTTAGAGAAAAATCACCAAAGAAGGATTTAATGAAACTTTCAAGAGAAGTGGTGGAGTATGCTGGTGGACTCCCTTTAGCTCTTAAAGTTTTGGGTTCTTCTTTTTACAAACGAGACAAAGAGCAGTGGAGACACATAATTGATCGGCTGAAGAGAATCCCTCACAATGATATTCTAGGAAAGCTTAGGCTTAGTTTTGATGGACTGGACaaagatgagaagaaaatatttcTAGATATTGCATTTATATGTATTGCAAGCTTGACTGGATATAGTTTTGATCTTTATGTGGAACTAGTACTTGAGACTTGTGGTTTTAAACTGATAAGAGATTACCTTATCGAAAAATCACTGTTATCCATCAACATACGTAATCGTATCGTGATGCATAATATGATAAGAAATATGGCTGCAAATGTCATAATGGAAGAGTATGCTAATAGCAGAATATGGCTTCCCGAGGAGGTCCGTGACCTTTTAAAAGGAAAGTTG CTAACAGAAAAGGTGGAAAACCTATGTATCCCAGAAGGTTACAATTTTGAAGATGATCCTGTCAATTATAGCAATATTTTCAGGAGGATGCAAAGCTTACAAGTACTTGTAATTGGTGATGGAACTTTTAGCTCGGAGTGTGATATCACTTATCTTCCTTCCACCTTGCGGTTTATTGAGTGGGAGGGgtatccttcaatttcattgCCAGAGAACTTTGAACCATCACAGCTCGTTGTGCTTCGCTTAAAGAAAAGTAGGCTTGTCAAACTTGGGCCAATGTCAAAGGTATACTTGCTCTCTCTGTCTCCCcaataa